The stretch of DNA AAACGTGCATCCATCATTTTCAGCTGCGGGCTGATCGCTGGCTGAAAGTCCATGTGCGCCAGGATGTCGCGCTCCACGTTGATATCCGGCGCGATCTCGATCAGCTCCAGCCCGGACTCGCCATCCCGCAGCACCAGCCGGAACACGCAGCGCTCCGTTACGAACAACGCTTCCTGCCCGCGCTGCGCCGCATAACTGCCGCTGTAAGTGCGGTGTTCGACTTCATGGACAAACTTGCGCGTGGCGCCGCCGGCGGCGGTGAAGGTACCGACAAACACCACCTTGCGCGCGTTCTGGCTGATGTTGATAAACCCGCCCGCGCCAGCCAGCTTGCTGCCGAATTTGCTGACGTTCAGATTACCCTGCCGGTCCGCCTGCGCCAGCCCGAGGATGGCCACATCGAGCCCGCCGCCGTCGTAAAAGTCAAACTGGTAGGGCTGGTCGATGACCGCGTCGGCGTTGATCGCGGCGCCAAAATTCAGGCCCGACGCCGGCATGCCGCCGATCACGCCCGCTTCCGCCGTCAGCGTCACCAGTTCCAGCATCTGCTCTTCCGCCGCCACCACCGCCACGCCCTCCGGCATGCCGATGCCGAGGTTGACCACGTCGCCCGGCCGCAGCTCCATCAGCGCGCGGCGCGCGATCACCTTGCGGTCCGACAGCGGCATCTCGCCCAGCGCCGACAAGGCCACACGCTCTTCGCTGGCGAAGGCCGCGTTGTAGGCCTCGGCAAACGTCTGCATGTGATAGGCCGGCTGCTCCGCCACCACCACGTAGTCCACCATGATGCCGGGGATTTTCACCTGACGTGGATTGAGCGTGCCGCGCTGCGCGATGCGCTCCACCTGCACGATGACGATGCCGCCCGAGTTATGCGCCGCCATGGCAATGGCCAAGGCCTCCAGCGTCAGCGCCTCGCGCTCCATCGTCACGTTGCCGTTGGCGTCGGCCGTGGTGCCGCGTATCAGTACCACTTGGATCGGATGGGTTTTGTAGAACAGGTATTCCTTGCCGCCTAGCGTGGTCAGCTCGACCAGGTCTTCGGTGGTGCGGTCGTTGATCTTGCCGCCGCCATGACGCGGATCGACAAACGTGCCTAGGCCAACGTGCGTCAGCAATCCCGGCTTGCCGGCGGCGGTATCGCGAAACAGCTGGCTGATGACCCCTTGCGGCAGGTTGTACGCTTCCACCTTGCCGCTGATGGCCAGCTGTTGCAGCTTGGGCACCAGGCTCCAGTGGCCGCCGATAATGCGCCGCACCAGCCCTTCGTGGCCGAGGTGATTCAGGCCACGGTCCTTGCCGTCGCCCTGCCCGGCCGCATAGACCAGCGTCAGGTCGCGCGGCGTGGCGGTGGTCAGGAAGCGCTGCTCCAGCGCCACTGCCAGGTTTTCGGCAAAACCAACGCCGACAAAGCCGCCGGTGGCGATAGTGTCGCCGTCGCGTATCAGGCCCACGGCGTGCGCCGCGCTCACCACCTTGCCGTCCATGCCGCGCTCCTTATTCCGTATCGAGGTCGCTCTTGTCCAACTCTGCTCCCATCAGCAACTGCGCCTGTTCGCTCGGCAGCGCCTCCACCGTCTTCAGCTTGCGTGCCATCACGCGGCTGCGCGTTTCGGCCGATTCGATATTCTTGGCGGCGCGTTCCAGCGTCAGCTTGGTGGCGGCCAGCACATCGCCGAATTTGGAGAACTCGGTCTTGACCGCACCCAGCACCTGCCACACTTCCGACGAGCGTTTTTCCAGCGCTAGCGTGCGGAAGCCCATTTGCAGGCTGTTGAGCAGCGCCGTCAGCGTCGATGGTCCAGCGATGCTGATGCGGTGCACGCGTTGCAGGTCGTCGGCCAGGCCGGGACGGCGCATCACTTCCGCGTACAAGCCTTCGGTCGGCAGGAACAGGATGGCGAAGTCGGTGGTGTGCGGCGGCGACACATACTTTTCGGAGATGGTCTTGGCTTCGACCCGCACCGCGCGTTCCAGTTCCCGGCCGGCCAGCGCCACGCCTTCCGCATCGGCGTTGTCGGCCGCTTCAAGCAAACGTTCGTACTGCTCTTTCGGGAACTTGGCATCAATCGGCATCCACACCGGCGTGCCATTGTCGTTCTGCCCCGGCAGCTTGAGCGCGAACTCGACGCGCGCGCCGCTGCCGGCGATGGTCTCAACGTTCTTGCCATATTGCTCCGGCGTCAGCACCTGCTCCAGCAGCATTTCCAGCTGCACTTCGCCCCAGGTACCGCGCGTTTTCACGTTGGTCAGCACGCGCTTCAAATCGCCGACGCCCAGCGCCAGCTGCTGCATTTCGCCCAGGCCCTGATGCACGCGCTCCAGCCGTTCCGACACCTGCTGGAACGACGCGGTCAAACGCGTCTCCAGCGTGGCGTGCAGTTTCTCGTCGACTGTCTTGCGCATCTCTTCCAGGCGCATGCCGTTGTCGGCTTGCAGATCCTTGATCTTGGTTTCCAGCGTGCCGCGGATTTCTTCCATGCGCTGATGCATGGTGTCGGCAAACGCCTTCAGGCTGCGCGCCTGTTCGTTGCGGCCGACCAGTCCTTGCGCCTCCAGCTGGCGGCGCATCGCTTCAAACTGCTGCATTGTGGCGGCGTTGCTGGTCTGCGCCGTGGTTTGCAGCTGCATGCGCACTTCGCGCTCGACGCGTTCGATGCGTTCGGCCAGATCGGCCGCCGGGCTGCTGCGGGATCGCAGCATCGCCAGTACCTGCAATACGATCACGGCGGCCAGCGCCGCCAACAACACGAAAAACTCGATCTGGCTCATGGGCTTAATCCGGCTTGTTGCGCATCCAGTCGGCGGTCTGGAAGAAGGAGTTCATCAGCCGCACACGCAGCTCGGTGTCGATGCCGACATCCTCCATCGCCCACGCCATGCAGCGCAGCCACTGGTCGCGCTCCTGGGTGCCGATGGCGAACGGCATGTGCCGCATGCGCAGGCGCGGATGGCCGTGCGCTTCCTGGTACAGATCCGGGCCGCCCATCCAGCCGCTGAGGAACATGAACAGGCGCTGGCGCGCATTCTCCAGCGACGGGCCGTGCACGGAGCGCAGCAGTTGAAACTCCGGTTCCAGTTCCATCAAATCATAAAAGCGATCGACCATGTCGCGCACGGTCGGCTCGCCACCAATTACTTCATACAGGGTGCGGGATTCTTCAGTCATCCCGCCATGATAGCTTATACCAGCGCCAGCTTGCGCAGGCGCCGCGTGGAAGACCAGTTCTCCAGCTCGATCTGGCTGCGAATCGCATCGCAAGCGTGGACGATGCGCGCCAGCTGCAAGCGATCCAGCCCGGAATTGAGCGTCAGCCGCACCAGCGAGCGATTCTTCGGCGTGGCCGGCGCGCAGAACATGGCGCCGTAGACGCCATGGTTTTCCAGCAGCTTGCGCAGGGCCAGCGTCTTCGGTTCCGGTCCTGGCTCCAACGCGATGATTTGTTCGCTGCCGTCGCTGACGTTGTAGCCCAAGGCGCTCAACTCCTCGCGCAGCTCCCGCGCGTGCGCATGCAGCGTGGCGCGGCGGTCATCGGCAGCGGCGATGAAGTCGATGGCGGCGTCGAACCACGCCAGCTCATGCCCCAGCAGGCAGGAACTGAAAATCGCCGGCCGCGACTCCGACAAGAAGTAACCCTTGAAATAGCTGGAACAACTGATGAAGCCCGCCCGTCCGGCAAACGCCTTGGCCAGCGACGCCGTGCGGAAATGCACCCTGTCGCTCAAGCCCAGCGCCGCCACCAGCCCGGCGCCGCGCGGACCGTGCGTGCCCAGCGAATGCGACTCGTCGACAATCAGCATGCAGCCGCTGCGCTCCGCGATCTCCACCAGATCCGCCAGCGGCGCCACGCTGCCGTTGGTGCTGTACAGCGCATCGACCACGATCAGACCACGGCCGTGGCGCTGCAACTGCTTCTGCAAATGCTCCATGTCGTTATGCAGAAAGGACACCGGCAGCGCGCCGGCCGACTGCACGCCTTCCCACAGCGAGGCGTGCGCCTGCATGTCCAGATACACCGGGATGCCCGGCCCGGCCAGCGTCTGCACCAAGCCAACGTTGGCGGCCCAGCCGGATTGCGCCAGAATGCCGTCCTCCGCCCCCATGAAGCGCGCCAGCTTGCGTTCCAGCCGGTGCTGGGGGCTGCCCTCCTGCAGATACACGGCCGACATCAGCATCTCGCCCTGGCTATGCTGCAAGGCGGTTACCTGCGCGCGCACCAGTGCTGGTTCCCCGGCCAGGCACAGATAGTCATTGCCAGCCAAAAAAACCGCGTTGGCCGGCGTCGGTTGCCAGGCGTGTGGATGCTCGCCGCCCAGCAACTGGGCGATCCGCGTGACATAGTGCAAGTCCATGCGGCGCGCGACAAAGTCGGGAAACAGGGAATGAGCTTGGTGGTCGGCAATAGCGTAGGTCATGGCGAAATCTCCTGGAGGTAGTAACAAGAAAGATTGTTTTTTTATGAACCGCGAAGCCCACGATGCGGCGAAAAAAACTCAAAGAGATTGATGCGGATCAATTCCCGTTTTGATACCCCCAACCACGTTGTAAATTAAGGCCATGATGGCAACTTGATAAAAATCAAACGTAATCATGAGCCCGACCCTGCAAGAACGCTGGAAGCGCTGGCAACACGGACTGGTGCAGTCTTTGTTGCTGTATCACGGCCGCGAAGACCATGCGACCGTGCGCGTGCTGCTGCTGTCCTGCATCGGCACGGTGGGCATGCCGCTGTACTACGTGATCTGGCAGCA from Duganella dendranthematis encodes:
- a CDS encoding DNA recombination protein RmuC; this translates as MSQIEFFVLLAALAAVIVLQVLAMLRSRSSPAADLAERIERVEREVRMQLQTTAQTSNAATMQQFEAMRRQLEAQGLVGRNEQARSLKAFADTMHQRMEEIRGTLETKIKDLQADNGMRLEEMRKTVDEKLHATLETRLTASFQQVSERLERVHQGLGEMQQLALGVGDLKRVLTNVKTRGTWGEVQLEMLLEQVLTPEQYGKNVETIAGSGARVEFALKLPGQNDNGTPVWMPIDAKFPKEQYERLLEAADNADAEGVALAGRELERAVRVEAKTISEKYVSPPHTTDFAILFLPTEGLYAEVMRRPGLADDLQRVHRISIAGPSTLTALLNSLQMGFRTLALEKRSSEVWQVLGAVKTEFSKFGDVLAATKLTLERAAKNIESAETRSRVMARKLKTVEALPSEQAQLLMGAELDKSDLDTE
- a CDS encoding group II truncated hemoglobin; translation: MTEESRTLYEVIGGEPTVRDMVDRFYDLMELEPEFQLLRSVHGPSLENARQRLFMFLSGWMGGPDLYQEAHGHPRLRMRHMPFAIGTQERDQWLRCMAWAMEDVGIDTELRVRLMNSFFQTADWMRNKPD
- the cqsA gene encoding alpha-hydroxyketone-type quorum-sensing autoinducer synthase; the protein is MTYAIADHQAHSLFPDFVARRMDLHYVTRIAQLLGGEHPHAWQPTPANAVFLAGNDYLCLAGEPALVRAQVTALQHSQGEMLMSAVYLQEGSPQHRLERKLARFMGAEDGILAQSGWAANVGLVQTLAGPGIPVYLDMQAHASLWEGVQSAGALPVSFLHNDMEHLQKQLQRHGRGLIVVDALYSTNGSVAPLADLVEIAERSGCMLIVDESHSLGTHGPRGAGLVAALGLSDRVHFRTASLAKAFAGRAGFISCSSYFKGYFLSESRPAIFSSCLLGHELAWFDAAIDFIAAADDRRATLHAHARELREELSALGYNVSDGSEQIIALEPGPEPKTLALRKLLENHGVYGAMFCAPATPKNRSLVRLTLNSGLDRLQLARIVHACDAIRSQIELENWSSTRRLRKLALV